A genome region from Clostridium pasteurianum includes the following:
- a CDS encoding anion permease produces MENDCRGTLFSNVYFKLLIVFAIGAIIWFMPCPSGIKPIALHMLAIFIATIVGCILKPFPIGAVAIIGLTLSCFTNTTKIDTALSGFSESSIWLIVIAFFISRGFIKTGLGSRIAYQFVKLFGKKTLGLCYSIIFCDLVIAPATPSNTARAGGIIYPIIKSLSEAFGSKPEDGTERKIGAFLIFSEFHGDAITAAMFLTAMAGNPLAQTLAKGLNVNITWFGWFLAALVPGIVSLILIPLIIYKLYPPEVKNTPNAPKIAKDALSKMGPLKRQEKFMILIFIIILFLWVTGSFTHVNATLTALIGLSLLLIFKVIDWNDVKSEKGAWDTLVWFSVLVMMANQLNKLGLIKWFSKLVANGVHGFSWPIILFILLVAYFYIHYIFASATAHVSAMYSAFLGVAIAGGVPPMLAALTLGFFGNLFSSTTHYSNGPAPLLFGSGYVSQNKWWSLNFILGIVYFIIWLGLGCIWWKIIGLY; encoded by the coding sequence ATGGAAAACGATTGCAGGGGTACACTATTCTCTAATGTGTACTTTAAACTACTTATAGTCTTTGCCATTGGTGCTATAATATGGTTTATGCCTTGTCCTTCTGGTATTAAACCAATTGCCTTACATATGCTAGCAATTTTTATTGCAACAATAGTTGGATGCATATTAAAACCTTTTCCAATAGGTGCTGTGGCTATTATAGGCTTAACATTATCTTGTTTTACAAATACCACAAAAATAGATACTGCACTTTCTGGTTTTAGTGAAAGCAGCATATGGCTTATAGTTATTGCCTTCTTTATATCAAGAGGTTTTATAAAAACAGGTCTTGGTTCAAGAATCGCTTATCAATTTGTAAAATTATTTGGTAAAAAAACATTAGGACTTTGCTATTCAATTATATTTTGTGATCTCGTAATAGCTCCTGCTACTCCAAGTAATACCGCAAGAGCTGGTGGAATAATCTACCCTATAATAAAGTCACTATCAGAAGCATTTGGTTCAAAGCCCGAAGATGGAACAGAAAGAAAAATAGGAGCTTTTCTTATATTTTCTGAATTTCATGGAGATGCTATAACTGCTGCTATGTTTTTAACCGCAATGGCTGGAAATCCGTTAGCTCAAACGCTTGCAAAGGGACTTAATGTTAATATCACCTGGTTTGGCTGGTTTTTAGCTGCACTAGTACCTGGCATTGTATCACTTATTCTTATACCTTTAATAATATACAAGCTGTATCCACCAGAGGTTAAAAATACACCCAACGCACCCAAAATTGCAAAAGATGCCCTTTCAAAAATGGGACCATTAAAAAGGCAAGAAAAATTTATGATTTTAATCTTTATTATAATACTTTTCTTATGGGTAACAGGAAGCTTTACTCATGTAAATGCTACACTTACAGCTTTAATTGGTCTTTCACTTTTACTGATTTTCAAAGTAATTGACTGGAATGACGTAAAAAGCGAAAAAGGCGCCTGGGATACTCTTGTATGGTTTTCTGTATTAGTTATGATGGCAAATCAGCTAAATAAACTAGGGTTAATCAAATGGTTTAGTAAATTAGTTGCAAATGGTGTCCACGGTTTCAGTTGGCCAATAATATTGTTTATTTTACTCGTAGCTTATTTTTATATACATTACATATTTGCAAGTGCAACCGCTCATGTAAGTGCAATGTACTCCGCATTTCTTGGTGTAGCTATAGCTGGTGGTGTTCCTCCAATGCTTGCTGCTTTAACTTTAGGTTTCTTTGGAAACTTATTTTCTTCAACTACACATTACAGTAATGGACCTGCTCCTCTTCTTTTCGGTTCAGGTTATGTAAGTCAAAATAAATGGTGGAGTTTAAACTTTATTCTTGGTATAGTATACTTTATTATATGGCTTGGTTTAGGCTGCATATGGTGGAAAATTATTGGATTATATTAA
- a CDS encoding dienelactone hydrolase family protein: MKIINNSDSVIIVLHEIYGINKYIDEICMKFSKLNYDIICPNLIEVENPFSYDLQNEAYDHFINEIGFDLAAKKVKKLIDKVKTQYKHIFILGFSIGATIAWLCSDYYEISGIIAYYGSRIRYYVKITPNCPVLLIFADDEPSFSPTELAKTLKALNVDVHILNGKHGFSDPFSSNYFKPSSKKAELLAYRFLNHYNN; the protein is encoded by the coding sequence ATGAAAATCATAAATAATTCTGACTCAGTAATTATAGTACTACATGAGATATATGGGATTAATAAATATATAGATGAGATTTGCATGAAATTTTCTAAGCTTAACTATGATATTATTTGTCCAAACTTAATTGAAGTAGAAAATCCTTTTAGTTATGATTTGCAAAATGAAGCTTATGATCATTTTATTAATGAAATTGGATTTGATTTAGCTGCAAAAAAAGTAAAGAAATTAATAGATAAGGTTAAAACGCAATATAAGCATATATTTATATTGGGCTTTAGCATAGGAGCAACAATTGCATGGTTATGTAGTGATTATTACGAAATTAGCGGAATCATAGCTTACTACGGTTCACGAATTAGATACTATGTAAAAATCACTCCTAATTGCCCGGTTCTATTGATTTTTGCTGATGATGAACCTTCTTTTAGTCCAACTGAATTAGCCAAAACCTTAAAAGCCTTAAATGTCGATGTTCACATATTAAATGGCAAACACGGCTTTAGTGATCCATTTTCATCTAATTATTTTAAGCCATCATCAAAAAAAGCAGAGCTCTTAGCATATAGGTTTTTAAATCACTACAATAACTAA
- a CDS encoding ABC transporter ATP-binding protein, giving the protein MTEAQHSTNVNVPIPGFNGGKRRHMGPVEKPKNFKNTLKRLWNYFGYERKNLIIVFILVVIDAGVTLIVPYFIGRAVDAMSLKSGKVNFNLLTLMILALLTSYIIDAILTLIQGFLVSTSSQRIVKNMRNNLFLKLQKLPVMFFDTNSNGDIMSRLSNDIDNVSTTISQSSIQLMSGVITLIGSLIMMIILSPILTAASLITVPLVFILTKNIAKKTGKLFKEQQAELGKLNGHIEENISGIHIVKAFNHEEKTIKEFDNINDRLCSVGLKAQIFSGFLMPLMNVINNIGFAAVAGVGGILAVENMITVGIIASFLSYSRQFVRPLNNLANVFNTFQSAVAGAERVFEILDQNEEVKDKPDAAKIDKVQGNVEFHNVYFGYRKDVNILKAINFEAKKGETIALVGPTGAGKTTIVNLLTRFYDVTNGEILIDGIDIRNYTRDSLKKCFGIVLQDTYLFTGTIKENIKYGNLNAPDEKVTIAAKMANAHEFIKRLPDGYNTVLSENGSNLSQGQRQLLAIARAILTNPSILILDEATSSVDTRTELKIQEAMIKLMAGRTSFIIAHRLSTIKDAHKIMVIDDGKIIEMGNHADLLAKKGKYYHMYFNQFKNTEDEQ; this is encoded by the coding sequence ATGACTGAAGCGCAACATTCCACTAATGTAAATGTACCCATTCCAGGTTTTAATGGCGGAAAACGGCGTCATATGGGTCCTGTAGAAAAGCCTAAGAACTTTAAAAATACCTTAAAAAGATTGTGGAATTACTTTGGATATGAAAGAAAAAACCTTATTATAGTGTTTATATTAGTTGTAATAGATGCAGGAGTAACTCTTATAGTTCCCTATTTTATAGGCCGTGCTGTTGATGCCATGTCCCTAAAAAGTGGAAAAGTAAATTTCAATCTTTTGACTTTAATGATACTAGCTTTACTTACATCATATATTATTGATGCAATTTTAACCTTAATTCAAGGCTTTTTAGTATCAACCTCAAGTCAAAGAATTGTAAAAAATATGAGAAACAATTTATTTTTAAAACTTCAAAAACTTCCTGTAATGTTCTTTGATACAAATTCCAACGGCGACATTATGAGTAGATTATCAAATGATATAGACAACGTAAGTACCACTATATCTCAATCTTCAATTCAGCTTATGTCTGGAGTTATAACTTTAATTGGTTCCTTAATTATGATGATAATATTAAGCCCAATACTTACAGCTGCAAGTTTAATAACTGTACCCCTAGTTTTTATACTTACAAAGAATATTGCCAAAAAAACAGGAAAACTTTTTAAAGAGCAGCAAGCAGAACTTGGAAAGCTTAATGGACATATAGAAGAAAATATATCAGGTATACATATTGTAAAAGCATTTAACCATGAAGAAAAGACTATTAAAGAATTTGATAATATAAATGATAGATTATGCTCTGTTGGATTAAAAGCTCAAATATTTTCTGGCTTTTTAATGCCACTTATGAACGTAATAAACAACATAGGCTTTGCTGCAGTTGCCGGTGTTGGAGGCATCTTAGCTGTAGAAAATATGATTACTGTAGGTATTATTGCAAGCTTTTTAAGCTATTCAAGGCAATTTGTAAGACCTCTCAATAATTTAGCCAACGTATTTAATACCTTTCAATCGGCTGTAGCTGGCGCTGAAAGAGTATTTGAAATATTGGATCAAAATGAAGAAGTAAAAGATAAACCAGATGCTGCGAAAATTGACAAAGTACAAGGTAATGTTGAATTTCACAATGTTTATTTTGGATATAGAAAAGATGTAAACATACTTAAAGCTATTAACTTTGAAGCAAAAAAAGGTGAAACTATAGCACTTGTTGGACCTACAGGTGCCGGAAAAACCACCATAGTAAACTTACTCACAAGATTTTATGATGTAACCAATGGCGAAATTCTCATAGATGGAATTGATATAAGAAATTATACCCGCGATAGCCTTAAAAAATGCTTTGGTATAGTACTTCAAGATACATATCTTTTTACAGGAACAATAAAAGAAAATATAAAGTATGGTAATTTGAATGCTCCTGATGAGAAGGTAACAATTGCAGCAAAAATGGCAAACGCTCATGAATTTATAAAAAGGCTTCCAGACGGTTATAATACTGTACTTTCCGAAAACGGCTCAAATTTAAGTCAAGGTCAAAGACAACTTTTAGCCATTGCAAGAGCAATCTTAACGAATCCATCTATACTCATACTGGACGAAGCTACAAGTAGCGTTGATACTAGAACAGAATTAAAAATACAGGAAGCCATGATTAAATTAATGGCTGGGCGAACAAGTTTTATCATAGCCCATAGATTAAGCACTATAAAAGATGCCCACAAAATAATGGTTATAGATGACGGAAAAATCATTGAAATGGGAAATCACGCTGACCTTCTAGCAAAAAAAGGCAAGTATTATCACATGTACTTCAATCAATTCAAAAACACTGAAGATGAACAATAA
- a CDS encoding DUF5680 domain-containing protein has protein sequence MQFNERLQKLRKDRGLSQEKLSEILGVSRQAVAKWESAKSYPEIDKLILLSELFKVTIDKLIKDCDSNCCTNEEKFIDYSFENIVNFLCRAKKVTYAGSGEEEQPSSRPSSHDLHYEEENLKYIDTYLGGEKFLGEEALWQDNTPIWSMNYMGRVIDENFSGKFLKEALLLVSKDYPYRGPMIYKNGDYIYHCSVNGEFNWFNGNEEIYCNNKKVYECVFHGGRVK, from the coding sequence ATGCAGTTTAATGAAAGATTACAGAAGCTTCGTAAGGATAGAGGATTATCTCAGGAGAAGTTAAGTGAAATTCTAGGTGTTTCAAGGCAGGCAGTGGCAAAATGGGAAAGTGCAAAGTCTTATCCTGAAATTGATAAATTAATTTTACTAAGTGAATTATTTAAGGTTACTATAGATAAATTAATTAAGGATTGTGATAGTAATTGTTGCACAAATGAAGAAAAATTTATTGATTACAGTTTTGAGAATATAGTGAATTTTTTATGTAGAGCTAAAAAGGTTACATATGCAGGAAGTGGAGAAGAAGAACAACCATCTTCAAGACCTAGTTCTCATGATTTGCATTATGAAGAGGAAAATTTAAAGTATATTGATACATATTTAGGAGGAGAAAAGTTCTTAGGAGAGGAAGCTTTATGGCAGGATAATACTCCAATTTGGTCAATGAATTATATGGGAAGAGTTATTGATGAAAATTTTTCTGGAAAATTCCTTAAAGAAGCACTGCTTTTAGTTTCAAAAGATTATCCATACAGGGGACCAATGATATATAAAAATGGAGACTATATTTATCATTGTAGCGTTAATGGAGAGTTTAATTGGTTTAATGGAAATGAGGAAATTTATTGTAATAATAAAAAAGTTTATGAATGTGTATTTCATGGAGGAAGAGTTAAATAG
- a CDS encoding ABC transporter ATP-binding protein, with amino-acid sequence MSYLKVYIKKYWKGFITAILFVSLEALCDLMQPTIMSQIVDNGVTNKNINYVLTMGGIMLLITAIGAAAASIRNIISSNVSQKFGTELRSDLFKKIQSLSFENIDKFQTSSLVTRLTNDITQVQNFVNGLMRIFFKAPLVGLGSIIMAAKLNFKLSIILFVIVPIVGGLIYINMKFAYPYFTKVQKTLDSINSAMREYLSGVRVVKAFNRFDYEVEKFRLKNEEFTVSSTTAMKVTSVFTPAIALVVNLGIVLVLWIGGIKVNNRSMHVGEIIAFTNYMTQILFSLMMVTNVFTMLVRAKASSDRIGEVFSEKNSMIDGKEISNTSLEKGTICFEHVFFSYNKEKEPVLKDISFNLNKGETLGIIGSTGSGKSTLVNLIPRFYDCTKGKIKINGIDIRNLNFKYLRNKVALVPQKALLFSGTILDNLKWGNDNASSNEVIEASKVAAAHNFIEKLPEGYDVKIGQGGVNLSGGQKQRISIARALLRKSEFLILDDSTSAVDTDTEVKIRENLKKYEEDLTCILIAQRITSVMDADKIIVLDDGEIKGIGKHEELLKNCSIYKDIFLSQIGKEMM; translated from the coding sequence GTGTCTTATTTAAAAGTATATATAAAAAAATACTGGAAAGGATTTATTACGGCAATTTTATTTGTATCCTTAGAAGCATTATGCGATTTAATGCAGCCTACAATAATGTCTCAAATTGTAGATAATGGTGTTACAAATAAAAATATCAACTACGTTTTAACTATGGGAGGAATTATGCTTCTCATTACAGCTATAGGTGCCGCTGCAGCTTCCATTCGAAATATAATCTCAAGCAATGTTTCTCAAAAATTTGGTACAGAACTTAGGAGTGACTTATTTAAGAAGATTCAGAGTCTTTCCTTTGAAAACATAGATAAATTTCAAACTTCTTCTCTAGTAACTAGGCTTACAAACGATATAACCCAGGTTCAGAATTTTGTAAATGGGCTCATGAGAATATTTTTTAAAGCACCACTTGTAGGCCTTGGTAGTATAATAATGGCTGCAAAACTTAATTTTAAACTCTCAATAATTCTATTTGTTATTGTACCTATTGTTGGTGGATTAATTTACATAAACATGAAATTTGCATATCCGTACTTTACCAAAGTGCAAAAAACTCTTGACAGCATAAATTCAGCTATGCGTGAATATTTATCTGGTGTAAGGGTTGTAAAAGCTTTCAATAGGTTCGATTACGAAGTAGAAAAATTCCGGTTAAAGAATGAAGAATTTACAGTGAGCTCAACCACAGCCATGAAAGTAACATCAGTATTCACTCCTGCTATTGCACTTGTTGTGAATTTAGGAATAGTATTAGTTTTATGGATAGGCGGTATAAAAGTAAATAACAGAAGTATGCATGTTGGAGAAATAATAGCTTTTACAAACTATATGACTCAAATTTTATTTTCTCTAATGATGGTTACAAATGTATTCACTATGCTTGTACGCGCTAAAGCATCAAGTGACCGTATAGGAGAAGTGTTTTCAGAAAAAAATTCAATGATAGATGGAAAAGAAATTAGCAATACATCTTTAGAAAAAGGAACAATTTGTTTTGAGCACGTATTTTTTTCTTACAATAAGGAAAAAGAACCTGTTTTAAAGGATATATCTTTTAATTTAAACAAAGGTGAAACTCTAGGAATAATAGGTTCAACTGGTTCAGGAAAAAGTACCCTTGTAAATTTAATTCCAAGATTCTATGACTGTACAAAAGGTAAAATAAAAATTAATGGAATAGATATAAGAAATCTAAATTTTAAATACTTGAGAAACAAAGTTGCCTTAGTACCACAAAAAGCACTATTATTTTCAGGTACCATACTGGATAACCTGAAATGGGGCAATGACAACGCTAGCTCTAATGAAGTTATAGAAGCTTCAAAAGTAGCTGCAGCACATAATTTTATAGAAAAACTTCCAGAAGGCTATGATGTTAAAATTGGTCAAGGTGGTGTCAATCTTTCTGGCGGCCAAAAACAACGTATATCCATTGCAAGAGCATTACTCAGAAAATCAGAATTTCTTATTCTCGATGATTCTACAAGTGCAGTAGATACTGATACAGAAGTTAAAATAAGAGAAAACTTAAAAAAATATGAAGAGGATTTAACTTGTATTTTAATAGCGCAAAGAATAACTTCTGTAATGGATGCAGATAAAATCATAGTTTTAGATGACGGGGAAATTAAAGGCATAGGAAAACATGAAGAACTTCTAAAAAATTGCAGCATATACAAAGACATTTTCCTCTCTCAAATTGGAAAGGAGATGATGTAA
- a CDS encoding DMT family transporter gives MYSWIWMVILSGILLGFWDITKKKAFEKNSVLTVLAFYSLCSFILVSFEFNNASKISTSSILILLFKTFVVFIAWLLSFTAIKHLPISVITPFDTLNPMFSVIFGILILNERLYLFQYVGIAIMLVSYYFIGRVGSNEVVNIFKNKYFYFMICAAILNAISATIDKIALKSINPGQMQFWFCFFMFLFNMSAMLYCRITSRDKSPFKLDFYIPLMSVILITADRIYFMALNIPSSEISIVMPLRKISILVSAIVGGIIFKEKNIKRKFGYICLLILGIAFLFLQK, from the coding sequence ATGTATTCATGGATTTGGATGGTAATATTATCTGGAATTTTATTGGGATTTTGGGATATAACTAAGAAAAAAGCATTTGAGAAAAATTCAGTGCTAACGGTGCTTGCTTTCTATTCTCTTTGTTCCTTTATTTTAGTGTCTTTTGAATTTAATAATGCCTCAAAAATAAGTACAAGTAGTATTTTAATATTATTATTTAAAACTTTTGTGGTATTTATAGCATGGCTGCTTAGTTTTACAGCTATTAAGCATCTTCCTATAAGTGTCATAACTCCATTCGACACACTAAACCCGATGTTTTCTGTGATTTTTGGTATACTCATATTAAATGAAAGACTATATTTATTTCAATATGTAGGAATAGCTATTATGCTTGTATCTTATTATTTCATTGGTAGGGTAGGTTCAAATGAAGTAGTAAATATATTTAAGAATAAATACTTTTATTTTATGATATGTGCAGCGATTTTGAATGCTATAAGTGCAACTATTGATAAAATAGCTCTTAAGTCTATTAACCCTGGGCAAATGCAGTTTTGGTTCTGCTTCTTTATGTTTTTATTTAATATGTCAGCAATGTTATACTGTAGAATAACTTCAAGAGATAAAAGCCCATTTAAACTCGATTTTTATATACCACTTATGAGTGTAATACTTATTACGGCCGACAGAATATATTTTATGGCATTAAATATTCCATCAAGTGAAATTTCAATAGTTATGCCTCTTAGAAAAATATCTATTTTAGTATCAGCAATAGTTGGAGGTATCATATTTAAGGAAAAAAATATAAAAAGAAAGTTTGGATATATTTGTCTTCTAATTCTGGGAATTGCATTTTTATTTTTACAAAAGTAG
- a CDS encoding NAD-dependent malic enzyme, protein MINLKGQDLLRNPFLNKGTAFTEEEREKYGLTGLLPSTVRTLDEQEQIAYERTKAFEDNLEKHNYLMNLFDINRTLFYYVVGKHVTEFLPIIYTPTIGDAVINYSKNYETPKDAVFLSIDHPENIKESIEAGLKDLDEIKLIVVTDGEGVLGIGDWGIQGVDISIGKLAVYTVAAGVNPKNVLPVVIDAGTNNEKLLNDPLYTGNKHKRVTGEKYDNFIDEFVKISTELFPEVLMHWEDFGRGNARRILEKYRSKICTFNDDIQGTGVMMVSAMNAIAEVTKIPVKDHKILVFGGGTAGVGVSDQILLEKIRTGKSENEARKDFYLIDRQGLLTEDMDGLTDGQKKYARKKGELKKPLTDIADIVAAVKPTVLIGCSGVHGAFSEAAIRKMAEINEKPAIMPISNPTKLAEATAKDIIEWTDGRALVVTGSPSEPVEYKGITYKIGQANNALLYPGLGLGIIVAKSKTVSDAMLSAAAHGIATLQDLSKPGAPILPPVARLKEASKLVATAVVEAAVKDGLNRADIKDAKKAVENEIWEAKYE, encoded by the coding sequence ATGATCAACTTAAAAGGACAAGATTTATTAAGAAACCCATTTTTAAACAAGGGAACTGCTTTTACTGAAGAAGAAAGAGAAAAATACGGACTTACAGGACTTCTTCCAAGTACAGTAAGAACTCTTGACGAACAGGAACAAATTGCATATGAAAGAACAAAAGCTTTTGAAGATAACCTTGAAAAGCACAATTATCTCATGAATTTATTTGATATAAATAGAACTTTATTTTATTATGTTGTAGGAAAACACGTTACAGAATTTCTTCCAATAATATATACTCCAACTATAGGAGATGCAGTAATAAATTATTCTAAAAATTATGAAACACCAAAAGATGCTGTATTTTTATCTATTGACCATCCTGAAAACATAAAAGAATCCATTGAAGCAGGCTTAAAAGATCTCGATGAAATTAAACTTATTGTTGTAACCGATGGTGAAGGAGTTCTTGGAATTGGAGACTGGGGAATTCAAGGCGTTGATATTTCAATAGGAAAACTTGCAGTATATACTGTTGCGGCTGGTGTTAACCCTAAAAATGTTCTTCCTGTAGTAATAGATGCTGGAACAAACAATGAAAAACTTTTAAATGACCCACTATATACTGGAAACAAACATAAAAGAGTTACAGGTGAAAAATATGATAATTTCATAGATGAATTCGTAAAAATTTCTACAGAGCTTTTCCCTGAAGTTTTAATGCACTGGGAAGATTTCGGTCGTGGTAACGCACGCAGAATACTAGAAAAATATAGATCAAAAATTTGTACTTTTAATGATGATATTCAAGGTACAGGCGTAATGATGGTATCCGCTATGAATGCAATTGCAGAAGTTACAAAAATTCCTGTAAAAGATCATAAAATATTAGTATTCGGTGGTGGTACTGCTGGAGTTGGAGTATCTGATCAAATACTTCTTGAAAAAATAAGAACTGGAAAATCTGAAAATGAAGCAAGAAAAGATTTTTATCTCATAGACAGGCAAGGCCTTCTAACTGAAGATATGGATGGCTTAACTGATGGCCAAAAGAAATATGCTAGAAAAAAAGGCGAATTAAAAAAACCTTTAACTGATATTGCTGATATAGTAGCAGCAGTTAAACCTACAGTACTTATTGGATGCTCTGGAGTTCACGGTGCTTTTTCAGAAGCTGCAATAAGAAAAATGGCAGAAATAAATGAAAAACCTGCTATTATGCCTATTTCAAATCCAACAAAACTTGCAGAGGCAACTGCAAAAGATATTATAGAATGGACTGATGGAAGAGCTTTAGTTGTAACTGGAAGTCCTTCAGAGCCTGTTGAATACAAAGGAATTACCTATAAAATAGGTCAGGCAAATAACGCTCTCCTCTACCCTGGTCTTGGCCTAGGAATAATTGTTGCAAAATCAAAAACAGTTTCAGATGCAATGCTTTCAGCCGCTGCACATGGAATTGCAACTTTACAGGATCTTTCAAAACCTGGTGCTCCAATACTTCCACCTGTTGCAAGACTTAAAGAAGCTTCAAAATTAGTTGCAACAGCCGTAGTTGAAGCTGCTGTTAAAGATGGTCTAAATAGAGCTGACATAAAAGATGCTAAAAAAGCTGTAGAAAACGAAATCTGGGAAGCGAAATATGAGTAG
- a CDS encoding MerR family transcriptional regulator — protein sequence MKISEVMKITSLTKRAINYYEENELISPSIKHNNYRDYSKEDIEKLKQISVLRSFDISVKKIKEILFDSSEIERVFKEHLNNMKLKIENMERCEEILETCINEFNYADSNIQKITENMMILKKSFDMSEREKRGYMKRKLLHIFPGFFGRYICLKFSNYLDEPIDSKEKENAWIHLVKVLDNSNTLRVKNEIIEDDEINWKSFKKTIQDRDEEFYQMTEEDIKSYVKSLYNLEFTETDLKFLEKFISCMDSKESIKYTNDLLQSISGDLKILSSKYKKFEENRLKVNDEMKKVYSNLMKFDSNKVKNNMGVIILPQMTLVAYEYTKFIPFGKTTKLVDNFRSRIKEIKNVINPNDIYTINGIDSLPEYEKPKTNKFTFSFIIGVQVSKVEEIPKDMKVFAIPQHKHAWYIKQSKNLKTFIKGEIPMISFISKSYEIVKFPVITMYRRDYNNVSAETIVFNYMPIAEKN from the coding sequence ATGAAGATAAGTGAAGTTATGAAAATTACGTCTTTAACCAAAAGGGCAATAAATTATTATGAAGAAAATGAATTGATTAGTCCTTCAATAAAACATAATAATTACAGGGATTATTCTAAAGAGGATATTGAAAAGTTAAAACAAATTTCTGTATTGAGGAGCTTTGACATATCAGTAAAGAAAATTAAAGAAATATTATTTGATTCTAGTGAAATTGAAAGGGTATTTAAGGAACACCTAAATAATATGAAACTTAAAATTGAAAATATGGAAAGGTGCGAAGAGATTCTTGAAACATGTATAAATGAGTTTAATTATGCAGATTCTAATATACAAAAAATAACTGAAAATATGATGATTCTAAAGAAAAGTTTTGACATGAGTGAAAGGGAAAAGAGGGGATATATGAAAAGAAAGTTACTGCATATTTTTCCTGGATTTTTTGGCAGATATATTTGTTTGAAGTTTTCAAATTATCTTGATGAACCCATTGATAGTAAAGAAAAGGAGAATGCATGGATACACCTTGTTAAAGTACTTGATAACAGTAATACATTGAGAGTTAAAAATGAGATAATAGAAGATGATGAAATTAATTGGAAATCATTTAAAAAAACAATTCAAGATAGGGATGAAGAATTTTATCAGATGACAGAAGAAGATATTAAGAGTTATGTGAAAAGTTTATATAATCTTGAATTCACTGAGACGGATTTGAAGTTTCTTGAAAAATTTATTAGTTGTATGGATTCTAAAGAAAGTATAAAATACACTAATGATTTGCTCCAATCTATAAGTGGAGATTTAAAGATACTCAGCTCAAAATACAAGAAATTTGAGGAAAATCGTTTAAAAGTTAATGACGAAATGAAAAAAGTATATTCAAATTTGATGAAGTTTGATTCTAATAAAGTTAAAAATAATATGGGGGTTATAATTTTGCCTCAAATGACTTTGGTTGCATATGAATATACAAAGTTTATACCCTTTGGGAAAACGACAAAATTGGTTGATAACTTTAGAAGTAGAATTAAGGAAATTAAAAATGTAATTAATCCTAATGATATCTATACGATTAATGGCATTGACAGTTTGCCAGAATATGAGAAACCTAAAACTAATAAATTTACTTTCTCATTTATAATAGGAGTACAAGTTTCTAAAGTGGAAGAAATTCCAAAGGACATGAAAGTATTTGCTATTCCACAGCATAAACATGCATGGTATATAAAACAGAGTAAAAATTTAAAGACATTTATAAAAGGGGAAATACCAATGATAAGTTTTATTTCTAAGTCTTATGAAATTGTAAAATTTCCTGTAATTACTATGTATAGGCGTGATTATAATAATGTTAGTGCAGAAACTATCGTTTTTAACTATATGCCAATAGCAGAAAAAAATTAA